The following are from one region of the Euleptes europaea isolate rEulEur1 chromosome 11, rEulEur1.hap1, whole genome shotgun sequence genome:
- the SRI gene encoding sorcin isoform X2: MQSQPKITTYGSAPGGPAFPGQAQDPLYGYFAAVAGQDGQIDADELQRCLTQSGIAGAYKPFNLETCRLMISMLDRDMSGTMGFNEFKELWAVLNGWRQHFMNVDSDHSGTVDSQEMQKALATMGFRLTPQAINAIAKRYSSHGKITFDDYIACCVKLRALTDSFRRRDAAQQGMVNFQYDDFIQCVMSI, translated from the exons TATGGGAGTGCTCCAGGAGGACCAGCTTTTCCTGGTCAAGCTCAAGATCCCTTATATGGTTATTTTGCTGCAGTGGCTGGGCAG GATGGGCAAATAGATGCTGATGAGCTTCAAAGATGTCTGACCCAATCAGGCATTGCAGGAGCATATAAAC CTTTCAACTTAGAGACGTGCAGGCTCATGATCTCTATGCTTGAT AGAGACATGTCTGGCACGATGGGCTTCAATGAATTCAAAGAGCTCTGGGCTGTGCTGAATGGCTGGCGACAGCATTTCATGAATGTCGATTCAGACCACAGTGGCACGGTGGATTCTCAGGAAATGCAGAAGGCTTTGGCAACCATGG GATTTAGGTTGACTCCACAGGCAATCAATGCAATAGCAAAACGGTATAGTTCTCATGGAAAGATTACATTTGATGACTACATCGCCTGCTGTGTTAAACTCAGAGCTCTCACTG ATAGCTTTCGAAGAAGGGATGCAGCCCAGCAGGGAATGGTGAACTTCCAGTATGATGAT TTCATTCAGTGTGTCATGAGCATCTAA
- the SRI gene encoding sorcin isoform X3 — protein sequence MAYPGHPGAGGGYYQGGDGQIDADELQRCLTQSGIAGAYKPFNLETCRLMISMLDRDMSGTMGFNEFKELWAVLNGWRQHFMNVDSDHSGTVDSQEMQKALATMGFRLTPQAINAIAKRYSSHGKITFDDYIACCVKLRALTDSFRRRDAAQQGMVNFQYDDFIQCVMSI from the exons ATGGCGTACCCTGGGCATCCCGGTGCTGGAGGCGGCTACTATCAGGGCGGG GATGGGCAAATAGATGCTGATGAGCTTCAAAGATGTCTGACCCAATCAGGCATTGCAGGAGCATATAAAC CTTTCAACTTAGAGACGTGCAGGCTCATGATCTCTATGCTTGAT AGAGACATGTCTGGCACGATGGGCTTCAATGAATTCAAAGAGCTCTGGGCTGTGCTGAATGGCTGGCGACAGCATTTCATGAATGTCGATTCAGACCACAGTGGCACGGTGGATTCTCAGGAAATGCAGAAGGCTTTGGCAACCATGG GATTTAGGTTGACTCCACAGGCAATCAATGCAATAGCAAAACGGTATAGTTCTCATGGAAAGATTACATTTGATGACTACATCGCCTGCTGTGTTAAACTCAGAGCTCTCACTG ATAGCTTTCGAAGAAGGGATGCAGCCCAGCAGGGAATGGTGAACTTCCAGTATGATGAT TTCATTCAGTGTGTCATGAGCATCTAA
- the SRI gene encoding sorcin isoform X1 yields the protein MAYPGHPGAGGGYYQGGYGSAPGGPAFPGQAQDPLYGYFAAVAGQDGQIDADELQRCLTQSGIAGAYKPFNLETCRLMISMLDRDMSGTMGFNEFKELWAVLNGWRQHFMNVDSDHSGTVDSQEMQKALATMGFRLTPQAINAIAKRYSSHGKITFDDYIACCVKLRALTDSFRRRDAAQQGMVNFQYDDFIQCVMSI from the exons ATGGCGTACCCTGGGCATCCCGGTGCTGGAGGCGGCTACTATCAGGGCGGG TATGGGAGTGCTCCAGGAGGACCAGCTTTTCCTGGTCAAGCTCAAGATCCCTTATATGGTTATTTTGCTGCAGTGGCTGGGCAG GATGGGCAAATAGATGCTGATGAGCTTCAAAGATGTCTGACCCAATCAGGCATTGCAGGAGCATATAAAC CTTTCAACTTAGAGACGTGCAGGCTCATGATCTCTATGCTTGAT AGAGACATGTCTGGCACGATGGGCTTCAATGAATTCAAAGAGCTCTGGGCTGTGCTGAATGGCTGGCGACAGCATTTCATGAATGTCGATTCAGACCACAGTGGCACGGTGGATTCTCAGGAAATGCAGAAGGCTTTGGCAACCATGG GATTTAGGTTGACTCCACAGGCAATCAATGCAATAGCAAAACGGTATAGTTCTCATGGAAAGATTACATTTGATGACTACATCGCCTGCTGTGTTAAACTCAGAGCTCTCACTG ATAGCTTTCGAAGAAGGGATGCAGCCCAGCAGGGAATGGTGAACTTCCAGTATGATGAT TTCATTCAGTGTGTCATGAGCATCTAA